Proteins found in one Planococcus citri chromosome 2, ihPlaCitr1.1, whole genome shotgun sequence genomic segment:
- the LOC135834837 gene encoding myosin light chain 1-like, which produces MADLSSSEVEKVNFAFQIYDFDGSGTVDAFYLGDLLRAIDLNPTNATIEKMGGTKKKGEKKLTVEEFAPIFSQVKKDKDQGVYEDFIECLKLYDKQEDGTMLGGELVHILLSLGEKLTDAEVNEVTTDCMDPEDEDGMVPYVPFMARTCNRPVPESDNPFHCI; this is translated from the exons atg GCCGATTTAAGCAGCAGTGAAGTAGAAA AGGTCAACTTCGCCTTCCAAATTTACGATTTTGATGGCAGCGGAACCGTCGATGCCTTTTACCTTGGTGACCTTCTCAGAGCTATAGACTTGAACCCAACCAATGCCACCATTGAAAAAATGGGAGGAACCAAAAAGAAAG GTGAAAAGAAACTTACCGTAGAAGAATTCGCGCCAATTTTCAGCCAAGTTAAGAAAGATAAGGATCAAGGAGTATACGAAGACTTCATCGAATGTTTGAAATTGTACGACAAACAAGAAGATGGAACAATGTTAGGCGGTGAATTGGTACACATTTTATTATCATTGG GTGAAAAATTAACCGATGCTGAAGTCAATGAAGTAACCACTGACTGTATGGACCCTGAAGATGAAGATGGAATGGTCCCTTATGTTC CATTTATGGCAAGAACTTGCAACAGACCAGTACCAGAAAGTGACAATCCATTTCATTGCATATAA